The following proteins come from a genomic window of Phormidium ambiguum IAM M-71:
- a CDS encoding NAD-dependent epimerase/dehydratase family protein: MRVLVIGGDGYCGWATALYLSNKGYEVGILDSLVRRHWDLELCVETLTPIAPIQQRLQRWQDITGKKIELFIGDITNYDFLSKALHKFQPDAIVHFGEQRSAPFSMIDREHAVLTQVNNVTGTLNLLYAMKEDFPDCHLVKLGTMGEYGTPNIDIEEGYITIEHNGRKDTLPYPKQPGSMYHLSKVHDSHNIHFACRIWGLRATDLNQGVVYGVLTEETGMDELLINRLDYDGVFGTALNRFCIQAAINHPITVYGQGGQTRAFLDIRDTVKCIELAIANPAQPGEFRVFNQFTEQFNVGELALMVKKAGTALGLNVEISNLENPRIEKEEHYFNAKNTNLLDLGLQPHYLSDALLDSLLNFAVKYQNRVDKNQILPKVNWRR; the protein is encoded by the coding sequence ATGAGAGTTCTGGTTATTGGTGGCGACGGTTATTGTGGTTGGGCGACAGCACTTTATCTTTCCAACAAAGGTTATGAAGTTGGCATCCTAGACAGCTTAGTAAGGCGACACTGGGATTTAGAACTATGTGTGGAAACCCTAACTCCGATCGCACCTATTCAACAACGCCTCCAGCGTTGGCAAGATATTACAGGGAAAAAAATCGAATTATTCATTGGTGATATTACCAACTACGATTTTCTCAGTAAAGCGCTGCACAAATTTCAACCAGATGCGATCGTCCACTTTGGCGAACAGCGTTCCGCACCATTTTCCATGATTGACCGCGAGCACGCTGTTCTCACCCAAGTTAACAACGTCACGGGAACACTCAACCTTCTTTACGCCATGAAGGAAGATTTCCCCGATTGTCATTTGGTCAAATTAGGCACAATGGGTGAATATGGAACACCCAATATCGACATTGAGGAAGGTTACATCACCATCGAGCATAACGGACGCAAAGATACCTTACCGTATCCTAAGCAACCAGGCTCAATGTATCACCTTTCCAAAGTGCATGACAGTCACAATATCCATTTTGCCTGTCGGATTTGGGGATTACGTGCCACAGACTTAAATCAGGGAGTCGTTTACGGCGTGCTGACAGAAGAAACTGGCATGGATGAACTGTTGATTAACCGCTTAGACTACGACGGCGTTTTTGGTACTGCCCTGAATCGTTTTTGCATTCAAGCAGCAATCAATCACCCGATTACAGTTTACGGTCAAGGTGGTCAAACCCGGGCATTTTTGGATATTCGGGACACAGTAAAATGTATAGAATTGGCGATCGCAAATCCAGCCCAACCAGGCGAATTCCGCGTCTTTAACCAATTCACCGAACAATTTAACGTCGGCGAACTAGCTTTAATGGTGAAAAAAGCTGGTACAGCATTGGGATTAAACGTAGAAATCAGTAACTTGGAAAACCCCCGCATCGAAAAAGAAGAACACTACTTCAACGCCAAAAACACCAACTTACTAGATTTAGGCTTACAACCTCACTATCTCTCC